The Planococcus versutus genome contains a region encoding:
- a CDS encoding acyl-CoA dehydrogenase family protein produces MEQEKTLIKGGSFLIEDADLSRVFTPEDFTEEQKMIAKSTEDYVNNEVMPVVEKLENHEFEHSVRLLKKAGELGLLGADVPEQYGGLGLDKVASALIAEKMSKAGGFSITHGAHVGIGSLPIVLFGNDEQKQSYLPRLATGEMIAAYALTEPSSGSDALGAKTVALLNEAGTHYVLNGEKQWITNAGFADVFIVYAKIDGDKFSAFIVEREFPGVSVGPEEKKMGIKSSSTRTLILQDAEVPVENLLGEAGRGHIIAFNILNIGRYKLGVGTIGASKRVMELTIPYTNQRQQFKTPISSFNLTREKLATMASKLYAVESSVYRTVGLFEDRMSGFTDEQQADGKLVADSIAEFAVECSLNKFFGTETLDYIVDEGVQLHGGYGFMQEYEIERIYRDSRINRIFEGTNEINRLLVPGTLLRKAMKGELPLLQHAEKLQEELLMMMPEEVGTEALDQEKYLVKNAKKIALLAAGLAAQTYGTKLEAEQEVLVNIADIVSNVFAMESVVLRTEKAIAASGQEKAHQKLLYTQIYCQEAFDQIERDAKETLVAAIEGDNQRMMLSALRKLTRSTPYNVIAKKREAAVKLIDVEKYIV; encoded by the coding sequence ATGGAACAAGAAAAAACATTGATCAAAGGCGGAAGCTTTTTAATCGAAGATGCAGATTTATCACGTGTTTTCACGCCTGAAGATTTTACAGAAGAACAAAAGATGATCGCTAAATCTACAGAAGACTACGTGAACAATGAAGTCATGCCGGTAGTGGAGAAATTAGAAAATCACGAATTTGAGCATTCAGTACGGTTACTGAAAAAAGCTGGTGAATTAGGATTGCTGGGCGCAGATGTTCCAGAACAATACGGTGGTCTTGGGTTAGACAAAGTCGCCTCGGCATTAATAGCTGAAAAAATGTCTAAAGCAGGCGGTTTCTCCATCACTCATGGAGCTCACGTAGGAATCGGTTCATTGCCAATCGTTCTTTTTGGTAACGATGAACAAAAACAAAGCTATTTGCCACGTTTGGCAACAGGTGAAATGATCGCAGCTTACGCGTTAACTGAGCCGAGTTCAGGATCTGACGCATTGGGTGCAAAAACTGTAGCACTACTAAATGAAGCAGGTACGCATTATGTCTTAAATGGTGAAAAACAATGGATTACTAACGCTGGATTTGCAGATGTTTTCATTGTATATGCAAAAATTGATGGCGATAAATTCTCTGCCTTTATCGTTGAACGTGAATTCCCAGGTGTTTCAGTTGGGCCAGAAGAAAAGAAAATGGGCATTAAATCGTCTTCTACGCGAACATTAATTTTGCAAGACGCAGAAGTTCCTGTTGAGAATTTGTTGGGTGAAGCAGGACGCGGACATATTATTGCGTTTAACATTTTGAACATTGGTCGTTACAAATTAGGAGTAGGTACAATTGGGGCTTCTAAACGTGTAATGGAATTGACGATTCCTTACACAAACCAACGTCAGCAGTTTAAAACGCCAATTTCGTCATTCAACTTAACGCGCGAAAAATTAGCGACGATGGCTTCGAAACTGTATGCAGTTGAAAGTTCTGTGTACCGGACAGTTGGGTTGTTTGAAGATCGCATGAGTGGATTTACAGATGAGCAACAAGCAGATGGCAAATTAGTTGCGGATTCTATTGCCGAATTCGCAGTAGAGTGTTCGTTGAACAAATTCTTTGGTACAGAAACATTGGATTACATTGTAGACGAAGGTGTTCAATTGCACGGAGGCTACGGCTTTATGCAAGAATATGAAATCGAACGCATTTACCGTGATTCACGTATCAACCGTATTTTCGAAGGCACGAACGAAATCAATCGCTTGCTTGTACCCGGAACATTATTACGCAAAGCCATGAAAGGTGAATTGCCTTTATTGCAGCACGCAGAGAAACTCCAAGAAGAGCTGTTGATGATGATGCCGGAAGAAGTCGGTACAGAAGCCTTAGATCAAGAAAAATACTTGGTGAAAAATGCTAAAAAAATTGCGTTATTAGCTGCTGGATTGGCTGCACAAACATACGGTACAAAACTGGAAGCTGAGCAAGAAGTTCTTGTTAACATTGCAGACATTGTTAGTAACGTCTTCGCAATGGAATCAGTCGTTCTTCGTACGGAAAAAGCGATTGCTGCTTCAGGACAAGAAAAAGCCCACCAGAAACTTCTATATACACAAATATACTGTCAAGAAGCGTTTGACCAAATTGAAAGAGATGCAAAAGAAACATTAGTCGCTGCAATCGAAGGTGATAATCAGCGCATGATGCTTTCAGCTTTACGCAAATTAACTCGTTCAACTCCTTATAACGTGATTGCGAAAAAACGCGAAGCAGCAGTTAAACTAATTGATGTTGAGAAATACATCGTCTAA
- a CDS encoding arsenate reductase family protein produces the protein MITYYAYPKCTTCRKAKSWLEKNSVDFQEIHIADNPPTKEQLAEIHKASGLELKKFFNTSGLVYRSLSLKDKLSTMSEDQQLELLSSNGMLIKRPLAWDGKKVLLGFKEADYQNNWL, from the coding sequence TTGATTACTTATTACGCATATCCAAAATGCACCACTTGCCGTAAAGCGAAAAGCTGGCTAGAGAAAAACAGTGTAGATTTTCAAGAAATTCACATTGCTGATAATCCACCAACAAAAGAACAACTAGCAGAAATTCATAAAGCGAGCGGTTTGGAACTAAAAAAATTTTTCAATACGAGTGGCTTAGTTTATCGCTCACTTAGTTTAAAAGACAAATTGTCGACGATGAGTGAAGATCAACAACTAGAACTGCTTTCTTCTAATGGTATGCTGATTAAACGCCCGTTAGCGTGGGATGGCAAGAAGGTCTTACTTGGCTTTAAAGAAGCCGATTATCAAAACAACTGGCTATAA
- the gcvH gene encoding glycine cleavage system protein GcvH has protein sequence MSTPAELRYSKEHEWVKVEGSNARIGITHFAQAELGDIVFVELPQVGDELKKDQPFGSVESVKTVSELYAPISGKVVEVNSELEDSPEFVNESPYEQAWMVVIEAPSETDINDLMTADQYKEMTNE, from the coding sequence ATGAGTACACCAGCAGAACTTCGTTATTCTAAAGAACACGAGTGGGTTAAAGTTGAAGGCAGCAACGCACGTATCGGTATTACTCATTTCGCACAAGCAGAACTAGGAGATATTGTTTTCGTAGAACTTCCACAAGTTGGAGATGAATTGAAAAAAGATCAACCTTTCGGCAGTGTAGAGTCTGTTAAAACAGTATCCGAATTATATGCACCAATTAGTGGAAAAGTGGTGGAGGTTAACTCTGAACTTGAAGATAGTCCAGAATTTGTTAATGAGTCTCCTTACGAACAGGCTTGGATGGTTGTCATCGAAGCTCCTTCTGAAACAGACATTAACGACTTAATGACTGCAGATCAATACAAAGAAATGACAAACGAATAG
- a CDS encoding toprim domain-containing protein, with product MKVIVVEGLSDKTRIAPLIAEPVTILCTNGTVSATRLEELLLPYEHQDIIILVDADASGEKLRKLIKREFPEARHFYINRIYKEVATTPLKLLTDVLITANIQVKKLLIEG from the coding sequence ATGAAAGTAATTGTTGTAGAAGGGCTAAGCGATAAGACACGTATAGCGCCACTCATTGCAGAACCCGTGACGATTCTTTGCACAAATGGTACAGTAAGTGCAACCAGACTTGAAGAGCTCTTACTGCCTTATGAACATCAAGACATCATCATATTGGTTGACGCAGACGCTTCAGGAGAAAAGCTTCGTAAGTTGATCAAGCGCGAATTTCCAGAAGCTCGCCATTTTTATATTAACCGAATTTATAAAGAAGTTGCCACAACGCCACTTAAATTATTAACGGATGTATTGATCACAGCAAATATTCAAGTTAAAAAGCTATTAATCGAGGGATGA
- a CDS encoding thioredoxin family protein, producing MNEWTHKEWTKEKNTQEVTAFYLYTPMCGTCQVASKMLTVITELLPTLQIGKANLNYVQEIADLYEVESVPCLLITENGKVKEKIYAFHSVPYLYDKLKAVDEYSQSW from the coding sequence ATGAACGAATGGACACATAAAGAATGGACCAAAGAAAAAAATACACAAGAAGTTACAGCTTTTTACTTGTATACGCCGATGTGTGGAACGTGTCAAGTGGCTTCTAAAATGCTAACAGTGATTACTGAATTATTGCCGACTTTGCAAATAGGAAAAGCGAATTTGAATTATGTTCAAGAAATTGCCGATCTTTATGAAGTAGAAAGTGTACCTTGTCTATTAATTACAGAAAACGGAAAAGTTAAAGAAAAAATTTATGCTTTTCATTCCGTGCCTTATTTATACGATAAACTAAAAGCTGTTGACGAATATAGTCAGTCATGGTA